A part of Hydrogenobacter sp. T-8 genomic DNA contains:
- a CDS encoding FUN14 domain-containing protein, translating into MNWSELIFDMGYAGFAGFVVGFAVRRVLNFFLLLLGLYILSLMWLASKGIITVEWEQLFALFKGMFEGFTAFVHGLIRKLAFAGSFAVGFAIGLKT; encoded by the coding sequence ATGAATTGGAGTGAGCTTATTTTTGATATGGGCTATGCGGGTTTTGCAGGCTTTGTGGTGGGCTTTGCAGTAAGGAGAGTGCTTAACTTCTTTCTCCTCCTGCTTGGTCTTTATATTTTGTCTCTCATGTGGCTTGCCAGCAAGGGTATAATCACAGTTGAATGGGAGCAGTTATTTGCATTGTTTAAGGGTATGTTTGAAGGCTTTACTGCCTTTGTGCATGGACTTATAAGAAAGTTGGCTTTCGCTGGCAGTTTTGCAGTGGGCTTTGCCATAGGGCTGAAAACTTGA
- a CDS encoding radical SAM protein encodes MDRLVLERLTEQKESPEYLQISMAAAMTLGIVPGQFYRNTRLSCINTLLTYPSGCHATCAYCGLQKAREMEYSKKNFIRVEWPTVKLDDIIERTKKVGHVERLCIAQITHPRAIRDTKYVLKRVLSELGDQIFVSLLINATGTTYEDMEDYKKLGADTVTVAIDCGTPEVFEKLRGRPMNSPHRWETFWKVLEWACDVMGDGYAGCHLVVGLGETEQEMIETIQKVRDLGARTHLFSFWPEEGSMMEKEKPCPAPQYRRVQFARYLIDNQIARYEDMKFNEKGQVIDFGIDKDTFEELFWSGRPFMTSGCRGKTTEVACNRPFGDSSVSDIKSYPFKPNRSDLQRIRKQLFDYEMTTNYPDVLNPSVFRYQ; translated from the coding sequence ATGGACAGGTTGGTTTTAGAGAGGCTCACAGAACAAAAGGAGAGCCCAGAATACCTTCAGATAAGCATGGCTGCGGCTATGACCCTTGGCATAGTGCCCGGTCAGTTTTATAGAAATACAAGATTGAGCTGTATAAATACTCTTCTTACGTACCCCTCTGGTTGTCATGCCACCTGTGCCTACTGCGGTCTTCAAAAGGCAAGGGAGATGGAATATTCAAAGAAGAACTTTATAAGGGTTGAGTGGCCTACAGTAAAGCTTGACGATATAATAGAAAGGACTAAAAAGGTAGGACATGTGGAAAGGCTCTGCATAGCCCAGATAACCCATCCAAGAGCTATAAGGGATACCAAGTATGTGCTCAAGAGGGTGCTTTCTGAGCTTGGAGACCAGATTTTTGTCTCTTTGCTTATAAACGCAACAGGGACAACCTACGAGGACATGGAAGATTATAAAAAACTTGGTGCGGACACGGTCACCGTTGCTATAGACTGCGGGACACCAGAGGTTTTTGAAAAGCTCCGTGGAAGACCCATGAACAGCCCTCACAGATGGGAAACCTTCTGGAAGGTCCTTGAATGGGCCTGTGATGTTATGGGGGATGGATACGCAGGATGTCATCTTGTGGTGGGTCTTGGTGAAACAGAGCAGGAGATGATAGAAACCATACAGAAAGTGAGAGACCTTGGAGCAAGGACACACCTCTTTTCCTTCTGGCCAGAGGAAGGGTCCATGATGGAAAAGGAAAAACCCTGCCCTGCACCTCAATACAGAAGAGTGCAGTTTGCCAGATATCTCATAGATAATCAGATAGCTCGCTATGAAGATATGAAGTTTAACGAAAAGGGTCAAGTGATAGACTTTGGCATAGACAAGGACACCTTTGAGGAGCTCTTCTGGAGCGGAAGACCCTTTATGACCTCAGGTTGTAGAGGCAAGACCACAGAGGTTGCCTGCAACAGACCTTTTGGAGACAGCTCTGTGAGCGACATAAAGAGTTATCCCTTCAAGCCAAACAGGTCAGACCTTCAGAGAATAAGAAAACAGCTCTTTGACTATGAAATGACCACTAACTATCCAGATGTGCTAAACCCAAGCGTTTTTAGGTATCAATGA
- a CDS encoding MotE family protein: protein MLRSVILLLLVFSIALSQSALQKKLREDRERKAKEEISSISKDLEEKLKKIEEERKRLEELKKTSKPKEEQRPEVQKLVDIFNKASPDEAGAIMNNLEPSLAAEILLNLKERQAAAILEAMDPQKAAEVSRIVLERRGKR from the coding sequence ATGCTTAGGAGTGTAATTCTTCTGCTTCTGGTTTTTAGTATTGCACTCTCTCAATCTGCCCTTCAAAAGAAACTTAGAGAAGACAGAGAGAGGAAGGCGAAGGAGGAGATCAGCTCCATTTCAAAAGACCTTGAAGAAAAACTAAAAAAGATAGAAGAGGAGCGTAAAAGGCTTGAAGAACTAAAAAAGACATCAAAGCCAAAAGAGGAACAGAGACCTGAAGTCCAAAAACTTGTGGATATATTCAATAAAGCATCTCCTGACGAAGCAGGTGCTATTATGAACAACCTTGAACCAAGCCTCGCTGCGGAGATTTTACTTAATCTAAAAGAAAGACAGGCGGCCGCCATATTGGAAGCTATGGACCCTCAAAAGGCGGCAGAAGTTTCAAGGATTGTGCTGGAGAGAAGAGGAAAAAGATGA
- a CDS encoding YifB family Mg chelatase-like AAA ATPase gives MFCRVKSGGILGIEGFEVDVEVDIANGLPQFSIVGLGDKAINEARERVRSALKNIGFQLPVKRITVNLSPSHLKKQGTHYDLPIALGILKLSTGIDFPENHVVLGELSLDGKINPVKGVLPIVLSLRDLGYKRFIVPEGNAKEAGLVKDVEVYGFESLRDVLDFFSGSLSKKPVEVNLEEVFEQNLSFDVDFSEVYGQHQAKRAMEISAAGFHPILLVGPPGAGKSMLAKRLITIMPPLTFEEAVEITRIYSVAGLLSEDKPLITKRPFRNPLTNASDSALVGGGTVPQPGEISLAHRGVLFLDEFPEFSRKAIESLRQPLEDGKVTVSRVGGRISFPAEFLLVVAMNPCACGNYGNPYKACVCTPMQLKAYQSRISGPIMDRIDLKVWVYPVEKEDLLKMSSGESSAQIRQRVMRAVEIQRERFKNSPTKYNSRMTNDQVKKYCEMTQEAKSLLQSAIDRLNLTGRGYMKALKVARTIADLEGEEKIASHHIAEALQYRINEKAPTL, from the coding sequence ATGTTCTGTCGTGTAAAAAGTGGTGGGATTCTGGGAATAGAGGGTTTTGAAGTAGATGTAGAGGTAGATATTGCCAACGGATTGCCACAGTTTTCTATCGTAGGTCTTGGAGACAAAGCCATAAACGAAGCACGGGAAAGAGTAAGGTCTGCACTCAAAAACATTGGCTTTCAACTACCTGTAAAAAGGATAACTGTAAACCTCTCACCCTCACATCTCAAAAAGCAAGGAACACACTATGACCTACCTATAGCCTTGGGTATCCTCAAGCTCTCAACAGGTATAGATTTTCCCGAAAACCATGTGGTTCTTGGTGAGCTGTCTCTTGATGGTAAGATAAACCCAGTTAAGGGTGTCCTGCCGATAGTTCTCTCTCTAAGAGATCTTGGCTACAAAAGGTTTATTGTTCCAGAAGGCAATGCAAAGGAGGCCGGTCTTGTCAAAGATGTAGAAGTTTATGGTTTTGAGAGCCTAAGGGATGTGTTGGATTTTTTCAGTGGGAGCCTTTCAAAAAAGCCAGTGGAGGTGAACTTAGAGGAGGTCTTTGAACAAAACCTTTCCTTTGATGTGGACTTTAGCGAGGTTTATGGTCAGCATCAGGCAAAAAGGGCTATGGAAATATCCGCAGCAGGATTCCATCCTATTCTCTTAGTGGGTCCGCCTGGTGCTGGCAAAAGCATGCTTGCCAAAAGGCTCATTACCATTATGCCACCCTTGACCTTTGAGGAAGCAGTGGAGATAACGCGTATATACAGCGTTGCAGGTCTCTTGAGCGAGGACAAACCCCTTATAACAAAAAGACCCTTCAGAAACCCTCTAACAAACGCCTCAGATTCTGCTCTTGTAGGTGGTGGCACAGTGCCACAGCCCGGTGAAATATCCTTAGCACACAGGGGAGTGCTTTTCCTTGATGAGTTTCCAGAATTCAGCAGAAAGGCTATAGAGTCTCTAAGACAGCCCTTGGAAGATGGAAAGGTCACCGTGTCAAGGGTTGGTGGTAGGATAAGCTTTCCTGCGGAGTTTTTGCTGGTAGTGGCTATGAACCCCTGTGCCTGTGGCAACTACGGAAACCCATACAAAGCCTGTGTATGCACTCCCATGCAGTTAAAAGCATACCAGTCAAGGATATCTGGTCCCATAATGGATAGGATAGACCTAAAGGTTTGGGTATATCCAGTGGAAAAAGAAGACCTGCTAAAGATGTCCTCAGGCGAAAGCTCAGCACAGATTAGACAAAGGGTTATGAGAGCTGTTGAAATTCAAAGGGAGCGTTTTAAAAACAGTCCAACAAAATACAATTCACGCATGACAAACGACCAAGTTAAGAAATACTGCGAGATGACCCAAGAAGCTAAATCTCTACTTCAAAGTGCCATAGATAGACTAAACCTAACTGGCAGAGGCTATATGAAGGCACTGAAGGTGGCGAGAACCATAGCAGACCTTGAAGGAGAAGAAAAAATAGCCAGCCATCACATAGCAGAAGCTCTCCAGTATAGGATAAACGAAAAAGCACCCACTCTATGA